AGACTGAGAGTTGGGGAATTTTTCTGAACATCAGTAATTACCCATTGAAGTTTCAACTTCCCAGACAGGCAATTCCCAAAGTTAGCTATATGAGGATGTCCATGTGGTCCAACACATAATTTCGGTCGATGCTTCAGCAATGGCTACCTTTCTATCCGGAGATTTGGGACAAAGTGGCTGAAGAGGGAATACTGTTTTGTGATGGGGTTACTTCTTTGAATGCAATCTTTAGATATTCACATTTTACTGAAACCTGAAGATGCTCTACAATTCAGTCATACATAACTGCAAGTATTAGTATTCTTACAACTCAACCAATCTGTTAAAATATACTGTGTGGTGTACTGAGTATCATATATACGGATGATACCCCTTACAGTGGGATTGTTGATGATAAATgtacaacctttgggtggtaaAAATGCAAAGTAATACTAGTAAGAATTGAAACACATTTAATACTTTGAAGACAGCTAAAATCAGCCAAGCTTCCATTGAGGTATTAGATAGGCTGCCTATGCTTAAAGGTTCATAATGGACTGGTACAaaatgagatgcatccaaggataaTGAAATAATTGCAGAGGCGCTGGCCTTAATTTTCCAATTTCCCTTAAACTCAGGTTGGATAATCAGTCATACCAGTGGTGGACAAAAAGGAATAAAATAATAAACTCAGGTTGACAAGGGCTCCTGTGATGCAGTGATAACGTCACCGCCTATGGACCAGCTTTGAGTCCCACCTCCTCCTGAGGTGTTTGAAATAACacttctgaacaggttgtttggaaatatattgtggtGTAGAGATAGTGTTTCCAGAAGATCTATGTTCAAATCCagctgttccagaggtgtgttataacacATCTGAGCGGATTAATTAAAAATATCGAAACTCAGGTTGGCGCAGAAGGCGCAATATCAAAATTTGTGGATAAAAATTGGGAAACATTGTGAACTGAGGAGGAAAATGctaaatatttaaaaaacattgaCGTGTTGGTGGAATAGGTGATACGTAgcaaatgaagttcaacatagaagaaaatgattcattttggcacAATATGGGAAATGGAGTACAAATTTAAAAAGTGCAGAAGAGATCTGGATGTAAATGTACGTTATTAAAGGATACAGAACAGGTCAAATCACTAATAAGGTGTCCAGTATCGTAGGATAGAATCGGAATTCATAGGCTTCATTAATGGGGGATAGACAGTATAAGAGCAAGACGGTCGTGCTAAACTTGTAAATTATATATTTTGTAATTCTAGATAATGGACGTTTGGAAAAATGTTAAGATATTGGAGAGAATCAAAAGAATGGTTCCAGGGGTGAGGAACTTCATCGATACATATAGTTGGAGAATTTGGGAGTGTCATCCTTGAAGAAATGTGGAGACTTGATGGAAGTATTCAGAAATCATGACCGGTCTGGGCAGAGCAGATAAGTGTCAGTTCCTCCCTGTCAATGGCTTTAGAATGCAAAAGCTGATTTGAAGTAACTGATAAAAACAGAGGTAgcttgaggaaaagctttttcacacataAGAACTAGTAGGAGTAGCCAATTCtgccccctcaagcctgttctccATTACGATCTCATCTTATCCTTGACTCCACTTGCTGCCCGCTCCCTACAACCCTTTATTCCATTAGTAATTCAAAATCTATTTGCTCCTTTTTTTTGTCAATGTCCCAGAGTATACTGTACTCCAGTATATCTTTATCATGGAGCAATACACTAGTTTGAATAAAGGATTAGCTAACATCAAGCAGAGATCAGGAATCAATTTCTAGCTGGCAAGCTGTAACTGATGGCGCACCTGCGGGTTCAGCACTTGGGGGCACTGGAGTGAATTCCTGATTCATGATCATTTGAGAGAATTCATCTGTTAATTCTGCTACACCACATTCTTTGCCTAAAACTCTGACATCTTGTTATAGGTTGCCCCACAAAAGGCAACATTTACTCATCTACTTCATTAATACTGTTTtgcatcttgtatacctcaattagatctcctcacATCGTTCTAAACTAGCAAGCATAGGCTCATAAAACAAGCCTTTTATTTTTAGATTAAttcaatgaaccttctctgaaatacCTCCAATACAATTACATCCATCCTCAAGTAAGGGGGCCAAAACCATACACAGTACTTGATTGAATCTTACCCATTTTGTCCAATTACAACTTTCCTACTTTTTTAATTCTGTTCCTTGAGCAATAAATATCAATATTCCATTAGTCCTCCTTATTACCTGTAATTCCTGAAAACTAGCTTTCTGCAAATCATGCAAGAGAACACCTAGATCCCTCAGCAATGAAAAGTTttaaagtttctctccatttagataataatttGCCTTTATATTCTTCTGACAAAAATGGATAAACTCACTCTTCCACATTTAACTCCACCTGCTAAATTTTGGTCCATTCAACTAACCTATCCATACCTATTTGTAAATTCCTCATTTCATCTTTACTATTGTTTTTGTGTTATCTATAAATTTAGCTCCACAAAGTCTACCTTACCTCCAAGTCATTCAAGTAGATTGTAATTATTTAGGGAACCCGAGTACTGAACCCGCAGGCACGCCATGAGTTATAGCTTACCAACTAGAAAAAGACCCATTGATTCCTGATCTCTGCATGATGTTAGCTAATCCTCTATTCAAACTAATTTACTGACCCACAATAAAGGTCTACATTACAGTgcctgagtgtgtggtggaggcaaTAACAAGCCAGGCATTCAACAGGGAATTAGACTTACCTGcaaaatcatcttgaatgattatgatgtggtaggcatcacagagacatggttgcaggggattcaggactggcagttaaacatccaaagatttacaacttatcgaaaatacagggaggtgggcagaggtggtggggttgccttgttagttaagaatgaaattaaatctatggcactgaatgacatagggtcagaggatgtggagtctgtgtgggtggagttgaggaaccacaaaagcaaaaataaacataatgggagttatgtacagacctcctaacaatGATCAGGACCAGGGACGCAAGATACACCAGGAAATAGACAggacatgtcagaaaggcaagatcACGggagacttcaatatgcaggtggattgggtgaataatgttgccggtggattcaaagaaagggaattcatggaacgtttacaggatggctttttggagcagcttgtgatggagcccacaagggagcaggctattctggacttagtgctatgtaatgagcctgactttataaacgatcataaagtaagggaacacttaggaggcagcaatcataatatggtatagttcaatctgcagtttgaaagagaaaaggcaaaattggatgtaatggtgttacagttaaatagaGGTAATTACAGGAGCGTGAGTGgaactgacgaaaatcgactggaagtgGAGCCTAGCGAGGAAGACAGTAGAgtaacaatggcaggagtttctgagtgtaattgaggacacagtacagaggttcatcccaaagaaaagaaagattattccGGAGGTGGGgtagggggagtggggtgggattagacagccatggctgacaaaggaagtcaggaaatgtatcaaagaaaaagagacggcctataaaatggccaagagcactaggaagtcagaagattgggaaggctacaaaaacaaagaggataaagagagaaataagggTGAAGATCGAATATGAAGGTAGGTTAGTCAGTAATATTacaaatgatagtaaaagtttctttcaatacataagaaacaaacgagaggcaaaagtagacattgggctgctccaaatcgATActagaaggctagtgatgggagataaggaaatagctgaagaactgaataattgctttgcgtcagtcttcacagtggaagatatgagtagtatcccaacaattaaggaaagtcagggggcagagttgagtatggtaggcattacaaaagagaaagtgctagaaaagctaaaaggtataaaaattgataaatctcctggccctgatgggcaacatcttagagttctgagggaggtggctgaggaaatagcggaagctttggttgtgatctttcaagtcactggagtctaggaaagtcccagatgattggaaaatcgctgttatAACCCCCTCGTTTAAGAAAAGATCAAGACAaatgatggaaaattataggccgattagcctaacctcggttgttggtaaaattctagaatccatcgtcaaggatgagatttctaaattcttgcaagtgcagggtcagattagaacaagtcagcatggacttaataaggggaggtcatgcctgacaaacctgctggaattctttgaaggggtaacaagtaggttagaccagggaaacccagtggatgttatctttccagacttccaaaaggcctttgataaggtgcctcacgggaggttgCTGAGTAAGATGAGTGCCCATGgtattcgaggtgagctactggcttggattgaggattggctgtctgacagaaggcagagagttgggataaaaggctctttttcagaatggcaactggtgaccaatggtgtcccgcagggttggggccgcagctgttcacgttatatattaatgatctggatgaagggtctgggggcattctggcgaagtttgctgatgatatgaagataggtggacaggcaggtagtactgaagaggtgggggaagcttcagaaagatttagacagtttaggagggtggtccaagaaatggctgatgaaattcaacatgagcaaatacgaggtcttgcactttggagaaaatacaggcatggactattttctaaatggcgagaaaattcataaaagcagaagtacaaaCGGATCTGGGAGTGTCgctccaggattctctaaaggttaacttgcaggtagagtccgtgattaagtaagcaaatgtaatgttgtttctctcaagagggctggaatataaaagcagtgatgtgcttctgagactttataaagctctagttaggccccatttataaaactgtgtccaattttgggccccacacctcaggaaggacatactggcactggagtgtgtccagcggacattcacacggatgatccctggaatggtagatttaacgtatgatgaacagctgaggatcctgggattgtattcattggagtttagaaggttgaagggaggtctaatagaaacttacaagataacgtacaGCTTaaaaagggtggatgctgggaagttgtttctgttaggtagggagactaggacctgtgggcacagccttagaattagagggggtaaatttaaaacggaaatgaggagacaattcttcagccagagtggtgggcctgtggaattcattgccacagacagcagtggaggccaggacattaaatgtcttcacagcagagattgataaattcttgatctcacaaggaattaagggctacagggagaatgcagagaagtggagttaaaatgccgatcagccatgattaaattgtGGTGGAgtcggtgggccaaatggccttacttccactcctatgtcttatgatctaaaAGAAGAATAtgcagtgatgaagggtctaggcccaaaacgtcagcttttgtgctcctgagatgctgcttggcctgctgttcatccagcttcacaatttgttgtTATCTTATATGCAGAGTGGAGCTACTAGAAAAGGCAGGGAATGAAACTAGGTGAACTGGTCACTACCAACAGCAATTGAAAAACAGCTCTTTAACACTAGAGAGAGATCTGGAAATAACAGCAAAGATTATGTAAATAAGTTAATACAAAAATGTACAAACAGTTTATTGAATTTCCTTAAGTTACTGGTGGTAGTTAATAGCTAAAAAACAAGGCATGGTGATGGATAAGAAGTCCAGTTCTGTGTAAGAACACTGATAAAAGAACAATAAAAATTGCTGCCATGGGGCTCTTATGGTAAGGCCCTTCCCTCTGTACCAGGAGGCCTAAGTTCAAGTTTCACCTTCTCCCAAGGTATGTAATGTTTATAAACAGGTTATTagaaaatatgagttgctggcaTGGGTTATAAGTCCATATAAGTAAAACAAACAGAATACTGACTGTAGCAACAGTGATGATACCACTTGCCTGGCATATGTATCTCAAAAACAGTGGAGTATGAAGTGACCTGTAAAAGCCTAGCTGTATGTTGGTATTGATAAAGAACTGGCTAATAGGCAGAAAATAGTAAGTGAGGAGTCAGAgttcagagttgtacagcatagaaacaggcctttcagtccaactcatccatgccaaccagatatcctaaattaatctaaacccatttgccagcatttggaccattgccctctaaaccattcctatttacATACCAATCCAggtacagggatcagtgctgggactgtaaTGGTTTATAATATATAATACTGACTGGGAAGGTAGCAAATGtgttgtagccaaatttgcaaaaGACAAAAATAGATGTTCTGGCAAATTTCAAAGGCAATACAAAGTTTACAAGATATCAGTTAAGTGGGCACAATGTGAAAGATGGAGTATaacgtgagaaaatgtgaagtcattCACAGGGGGAACAAAAGAACAGCATTCTTTTAGTGAGAAATCTGCCAAAACCAGCACCAAAGGGATTTTGGGTACTTGTGCATGACAACACAAAAGGTAGCACACCGGTGCAGCAGGTAAtctggaaggcaaatgaaatgctgGCTTTATTTTAAGGGAACAGAGTATGAAAGTCTTACAACAGTATGGAGTATTGAGAGCTTTGGTCCCCTTAGAATAGAATCcccattgtggaaacaggcccctcggcccacgAAGTCCACACCGACGctcagagcatcgcacccagatcCATCACCTCTAACCCACGTAACCTAGGCATctctgaatactacaggcaaattagcacagccaacccatctggcctgcacatctttggactgagagaacATCAGAGAACCCAGAGGAATCCTACACAAACAGTTGCCAGAGGATGGAAaggaacccaggaccctggcattGCGAGAAGAAATGTATTATTCACTTGAGCAAGTTCAGATAAGGCTTGAAGATGATTCCTGATAAAGGAGGGTTTGTCTCATGAGAAAATATTGAACAAGACTTGGGCTCTACTTTTTGGAATTtaagagaggtgatctcattgaaacatgccaAAACTTTTAAGGGATTCATAGGCTAAATGCAGAGAGGACATCTCCATTCATGGGAGTCTAATCTCAGGCTGAAGGGGGTGCCAATTTCAGGCTGaaatcaggaggaatttcttatgaTTCATTGCCTTCAGAACTCCTTGGCACAAAGCTACAGGGGCAGTCTGTGTGTATACTTGAGGGGTTGAAAGGACTATCCCTGTTCTTACTTAGTCATAATCCTCAGCATTAGCCCAAGGGGAAAACATGGGTATATATGTTTTGTCCTTAACATCACACTTCTCAGCAAACCTACACCCAACAGAGGTTACACCAACTTCACAGCCACAATTAGTAATAAGCAATACTGGCTTAACACCACCCACagctcagaaacaaaagcagaaaataaaaatctctccaATTTACAAAACAAGATTGTAGCATCCTTTAAAGTAATTCAAATGCATATGGCTCATGAagttctgccattcaacttaGGAACTGTGCAAGACCCCAGGATATCAGATAAATACACagcagaaatgtaaaataaaacaagtgaCATTTTATTCCAGCAGTGAAAATTCATTGCAGAACATTTGAGGTAGTTAAGACAGAACAATGCCAACTTCAGCTGCTTAGTGCAAGACTTGATTAGTCTTTAAAATGCTTCTTGCTAATCCAAATGTTTAGAATTACCTCACATTACTGTATGTTGCAAGTCTATGCATTAAATTATAAATATTACTCAATAATTATAATTGTCATTTGCGGCATGGGGTCGCTATCATAAACatgtatttaaaacaaaagcagtcCACTCAGCCAGCATCTAACGCCTCCTGCGTCTTCCTCGTACCCGTGACCTGGCCCCTCTGGTGCCAAGGACACGTCCAGAAACAGATAGCCCATTGCCTGAATGCTGCTGCCCTGAAATTGCATCTAGCTCTTGGGGCTGAACTGTTTCAGTATGCAGAGCTGTCAAGAATGGTTCTACTGGGTTCATGTGTGTCACTTCTGTACCATCTGCACGAACCTCAAGTTTTTGTGTTGTTATCTGATTGAGGTCACTCGCAGCATCTTGCTGATGCTGAATCTCCTTTGTAGCAGTCAATGCCTCAGTAAGTTTTTGAATTGAAAGCGACAGCTGCTGACAAAGACTTGTCTTCAACTCCCTCACCTCCTGACAAAGGCTCATTTTTAAGTCTCTAACTTCCTGACAAAGACCTGTCTTCAACTCCCTCAGCTCTTGACAAAGACCTGTCATCTCCTGTCTGATCAAGTCCAGAGAGTCTAACTGCCTGTCATGTTGAGCAACCAGTATGTCTCTCAATCCTGTAACAAAGAGCTCTTCCACCTCTTCTACTGAAGtgtcagagggttgatgtggtcCTCGTATCACTGAGGACAATGGATCACTTGCTGGAGCTGCTGGACCCTCCCCACTCGACATTTCAGACCGTTCTATCACATATCCTCCTCCTGATCCCACTGCATCAGCATCATAGCTGCTTGAAGGACATCCAGCTGTGCCTCGTTCAGAGCAAGAAGGGCCAGGAGACAGAGACGGGGTGATCTGAATGTTGTCCCAGGATTGTAGCCCTGACACATCAGCATCCTGTAGATGCAATGTGGGAACTGGAGTAACAGTATCACTTTGCTTGCCCTCCCAGCCAGTGTGTGCCACCTCCTGATCCTCTGGAGGCCACTCAACTTCTTCCTTTAGTTCGATTACATTTACAGGTTCCTCCACTTTCACCAGTGgctctgttccctctccaggcCTCCTTTCAACAACATTGGCTGCTGTTGCTGGCCCACTATCTCCAGCTGATACATCCAAAGATGGCTGTGCACCTGTCAGAACAAAACACTGATGCATGTTCATGGCATATCACAGGAGTCCACATGCAGACATGGTTTAAAAGGTTCAGTTGGCACTCACCTCTCCCCATTCCAATGTCTCCTTGACTACCAGACACTGAACTACAGATTCCCACCAGCTGCCTGGCCCTCTCTTCATATTCATTTAGATCCTTGAGAAACGCCACACCACCATCCCTGGTTAGTAAACGTTCACGGGCATTATGAGCCATCTTAATCTGTTTAAACAGACATGCATAATAATTACTTTGTGCTACCTTGCTGGCTTGGGTTTGACTCACTTCATGGTTTGGAGACAGTTAACATTCACTAAGCATTATCACCTCACCATTCCAAGGGATTCTTACAAGTTGTCAAATGCCTGGCCTCCAAGAGTAACAGAACCGTACAAACCCTTCAAGTATCTGTCTCAATCAGTCCATAAACCCTTCACTTCATAAACTGTTAAATCCTAAATGAAAGAGTTCAACAAACCCTGGCAGACCGTGTTAAATCATTTAGTTTCTTGCGACATTGCTCCGCAGTCCGTGGAATAGTGCTGTTAGCAGTCACTGTTTCTGCAACCTCCTTCCACGCCAAGATGCTAACTTTTCTAGGTGCCCTGCGCTTTTCATATCCAAGAAGCCTGTGTCGCTTTGCCTCCACCTCGTTAAGGAGCGTGTCAAGGTCTTCATCACTAAAATTATGACATTTCTTCCTCTCATCAGTTTTCTGTACTGCCATTGTTTCTGCAAAAAAGTATTTTTCAAATAACCTTTATTACAAGTAGCTGGTCTCTTTATAAACTGCTCACGTGCTTTCCAAGTTAAAAGTTCAGGGTGGAATGCAGCATGTAAGAGACGAAGAGAGTGGAATGGAGGACTACAACATATGCTTGGAAAGAAAGGAATGAGATATGGCATGAGCAGACCAGCAAAGGAACAACAGAATGACAGATTAGAAGTGATACAATAAAAGGTGTTAGCATCACATGCTCTTTCAAATGTTTGTAATTCTTCATTGGTATTAAAACAATTCACAAAATGCTCTTTATTCATGTCTTCATTAAATTGTTATTCCTTTACACAGGTTTATTTACAATGAAAAATTACAACTGTTAAAAACAATTTACACTCACACGCATGAACAACACAGATAGTCAATACAATAGTAGAAACCTCAGTGGCTGAGAATGGTGGATTTCAGTTGTCAGAGGATCCACAAGAAAAAATGGTCAATAGGTGTTTAAGATTTGTGCAGAGTATATTTTCAATAACTCTTCATTTGCACTGCAAAAAAATGAGAACAAGTATCAGCAAACAGCTGAGGAAATGATACCCTTCAATGCTTAAGGACATCAAGATATGACAATTGAGACTTGAATTAATAGCACTTGTTCTTTTCACTTCTTTCAACCAAACAAGGTCACTCCAAAATTTTAATCAAATTGCACTGAAAGCTTGATCCAAGCAGGTTAACAGTCACCAATTACAACCCATAAGTCAGAGAATCCTGAATTGGCCTTAACTAGGAGCATATATTAACATTTACAATACAGTAACAAAATGGCCAAAtgttgaaaaattaaa
The sequence above is drawn from the Stegostoma tigrinum isolate sSteTig4 chromosome 14, sSteTig4.hap1, whole genome shotgun sequence genome and encodes:
- the LOC125457839 gene encoding uncharacterized protein LOC125457839, giving the protein MAVQKTDERKKCHNFSDEDLDTLLNEVEAKRHRLLGYEKRRAPRKVSILAWKEVAETVTANSTIPRTAEQCRKKLNDLTRSARIKMAHNARERLLTRDGGVAFLKDLNEYEERARQLVGICSSVSGSQGDIGMGRGAQPSLDVSAGDSGPATAANVVERRPGEGTEPLVKVEEPVNVIELKEEVEWPPEDQEVAHTGWEGKQSDTVTPVPTLHLQDADVSGLQSWDNIQITPSLSPGPSCSERGTAGCPSSSYDADAVGSGGGYVIERSEMSSGEGPAAPASDPLSSVIRGPHQPSDTSVEEVEELFVTGLRDILVAQHDRQLDSLDLIRQEMTGLCQELRELKTGLCQEVRDLKMSLCQEVRELKTSLCQQLSLSIQKLTEALTATKEIQHQQDAASDLNQITTQKLEVRADGTEVTHMNPVEPFLTALHTETVQPQELDAISGQQHSGNGLSVSGRVLGTRGARSRVRGRRRRR